A genomic stretch from Aedes albopictus strain Foshan chromosome 2, AalbF5, whole genome shotgun sequence includes:
- the LOC134286847 gene encoding uncharacterized protein K02A2.6-like encodes MEKWEIQPFKFKTFPRNTIRNEWVKYKRNFDYIVAATGETDKTRIKNLFLARAGPDLQEVFTSIPGADVVEDKENGVDPYAVAIQKLDTYFSPKQHETFERNVFWTVKPNQGETLEKFMLRCQDQANKCNFGSTAEESKAISVIDKVILFAPSDLKEQLLQKDSLNIDEVARIVTSYESVKHQAQLMSLSSLSSSGYAESVSNDVNERSINKIRNIPVKECTRCGKRDHFSNDANCPARGKECIKCKRIGHFASRCRTPAGKRKYSDEPRPGPSKDFKRHRINEIGTDEERKDRDRSFIFSINDGGELLWLKLGGVTLQLLIDSGCKKNIINEKAWEYLKNNGVRVRNQEKHCSEVFLPYGKDASPLSVLGKFEASISVEDNGKIIEQDATFYVVVGGQQSLLGRTTAISLGVLVLGLPSTHGINVVNSLPKRPFPKIKGVQVDIPIDKSVVPVCQHPRRPPIALLSKIEDKLTSLLNSDIIEPVEGGCQWVSPLVTVVKDNGDLRLCVDMRRANAAILRERHIMPTIEDFLPRFKSAKYFSRLDIKEAFHQVELKEESRYITTFITHKGLFRYKRLMYGIVIAPELFQRLMEQILSRCENTVSFIDDILIFGSNEEEHDSALKSVLSVMNEHGILLNQEKCLFKVSSLDFLGHTISSDGIKPSNSKINALQQFRPPITAEEVRSFLGLVTYVGRFLPNLATITAPLRELTHSGVKFFWGKEQEESFAKLKDMIGNVQQLYFFDNNLRTRLVADASPVALGAVLIQFKGPTDEQPRPIAYASKSLTATERRYCQTEKEALALVWSVERFAIYLYGRTFELETDHKPLEAIFQPTSRPCARVERWVLRLQSFSFVVKYCKGSTNIADPLSRLAENPSSETFDGESKFMVLAVMESAAIDIEELEDATNTDGVLDTVKRCLRSGCWDKEEIKPFLPFKNELGFVGELLVRGNKLVVPERLRDRMLDIAHEGHPGESLMKRRLRDRVWWPGMDNDAVARVKSCEGCRLVGLPSRPEPMSRRPLPLGPWIDTAIDFLGPLPCGSYLLVIIDYYSRYKEVEIMSKITAKDTISRLDRIFTRLGYPRTITLDNAKQFVSTELETYSKLHGITLNHSTPYWPQENGLVERQNRSLIKRLQISAALGRDWKQDLHDYLVMYYTTPHSTTGKTPSELMYGHTIRSKLPAIEDVETAPQLTDFRDRDQQLKEKGKQAEDTRRRARRSSIGSGDTVLMQNLLPANKLSTTFNPKPFTVVSQSGPRVTVEDPGNGKSYARNVAHLKKVIEPEDEPNEVTHDSRQNQVQLESSSEEDFLGFESEPEETVSSPGPFVQSRQRRSVKKPTRFNDYYL; translated from the exons ATGGAGAAATGGGAGATTCAACCCTTCAAGTTCAAGACGTTTCCCCGCAACACGATTCGTAATGAATGGGTTAAATATAAGCGCAACTTCGATTACATAGTTGCAGCTACGGGAGAGACGGACAAAACACGCATCAAAAATCTTTTTCTCGCTAGAGCTGGACCGGACCTCCAGGAAGTGTTCACTTCCATTCCTGGGGCGGATGTGGTCGAGGATAAGGAGAACGGTGTCGATCCGTATGCGGTCGCAATACAAAAACTTGACACTTACTTCTCGCCCAAGCAGCACGAAACGTTCGAGCGGAACGTTTTCTGGACGGTCAAGCCAAACCAAGGGGAAACATTGGAGAAGTTCATGCTGCGTTGCCAGGACCAAGCCAATAAGTGCAACTTTGGAAGCACAGCCGAAGAAAGCAAGGCAATAAGCGTGATTGATAAGGTCATCTTATTTGCCCCGAGTGATCTGAAAGAGCAACTCTTGcaaaaagattctctcaacatcGATGAGGTTGCCAGAATCGTTACTTCATATGAGTCGGTAAAACACCAAGCACAATTGATGAGtctgtcgtcgttgtcgtcgtctggGTACGCAGAATCTGTAAGCAACGATGTTAATGAGAGAAGCATCAACAAGATTCGGAACATCCCGGTCAAAGAATGTACAAGATGTGGAAAGCGAGATCATTTTTCGAATGATGCAAATTGTCCGGCACGCGGGAAAGAGTGCATTAAGTGCAAAAGGATTGGTCATTTTGCTTCACGCTGTCGAACGCCTGCAGGGAAACGGAAGTACTCCGACGAACCGCGCCCTGGTCCGAGCAAGGATTTCAAGCGGCACCGTATAAACGAGATAGGAACGGACGAAGAAAGAAAGGATCGCGATCGCAGCTTCATATTCAGCATCAACGATGGAGGAGAACTTCTATGGCTTAAGCTAGGTGGGGTTACACTGCAACTTTTAATCGATTCCGGGTGTAAGAAAAACATTATCAACGAGAAAGCGTGGGAATATTTGAAGAATAATGGGGTCAGAGTACGGAATCAAGAAAAGCATTGCAGTGAGGTGTTTCTGCCATATGGGAAGGATGCCAGTCCGTTGTCTGTCCTGGGAAAATTCGAAGCGAGCATCTCCGTGGAAGATAATGGGAAAATCATCGAACAG GATGCAACGTTCTACGTCGTGGTCGGAGGTCAGCAAAGCTTGCTTGGTCGCACTACAGCCATCAGTCTGGGTGTCCTTGTACTTGGATTGCCGAGTACACATGGAATCAATGTGGTGAACTCCTTACCCAAACGTCCATTTCCCAAGATAAAAGGTGTCCAGGTGGATATCCCGATTGATAAAAGTGTTGTTCCGGTTTGTCAACACCCCCGCCGTCCACCAATCGCACTTTTGTCAAAAATAGAGGATAAATTGACTTCCTTGCTTAACAGTGACATCATCGAGCCAGTTGAAGGTGGATGTCAGTGGGTTTCACCATTAGTGACGGTAGTCAAAGATAACGGAGACCTTCGACTTTGTGTCGACATGCGTCGGGCCAATGCCGCAATTTTGCGTGAGCGTCATATTATGCCCACCATAGAAGACTTTTTGCCACGATTCAAGTCTGCAAAATACTTTAGCCGTTTGGATATTAAGGAGGCCTTTCACCAGGTGGAACTAAAAGAGGAAAGTCGTTACATAACAACTTTCATAACCCACAAGGGTCTCTTCCGGTATAAGCGGTTAATGTATGGGATCGTTATCGCTCCCGAATTATTCCAACGCCTTATGGAACAGATATTAAGCCGATGCGAGAATACCGTAAGCTTTATTGACGACATCCTTATCTTCGGCAGTAACGAGGAAGAGCACGATTCGGCTCTGAAATCGGTACTTTCTGTCATGAACGAGCACGGAATTCTCCTTAACCAGGAGAAGTGTTTGTTTAAAGTGAGTAGCTTGGACTTCCTCGGACACACAATCTCATCGGACGGTATCAAACCTTCGAATAGCAAAATCAACGCGCTACAACAATTCCGTCCACCAATCACTGCTGAAGAGGTCCGAAGTTTCCTAGGGCTGGTGACGTATGTCGGCCGGTTTCTCCCAAACCTTGCGACCATTACTGCTCCACTTCGCGAATTAACTCATTCCGGCGTTAAGTTCTTTTGGGGCAAGGAGCAAGAAGAATCGTTCGCGAAGCTCAAGGACATGATTGGTAATGTTCAGCAGTTGTACTTTTTCGACAACAACCTCCGAACACGTTTAGTGGCAGACGCATCGCCAGTAGCACTTGGGGCTGTGCTTATTCAATTCAAAGGTCCAACCGATGAACAGCCTCGTCCGATCGCATACGCCAGCAAAAGCTTAACGGCCACAGAGCGCAGATACTGCCAGACTGAAAAAGAAGCGTTGGCTTTGGTGTGGTCGGTTGAGCGATTTGCAATTTACCTGTACGGAAGGACTTTCGAACTGGAAACGGACCATAAACCACTGGAGGCTATTTTTCAGCCAACATCTCGTCCTTGTGCTAGGGTTGAACGGTGGGTGTTACGCCTACAATCATTTTCTTTCGTGGTGAAATATTGCAAGGGATCAACCAACATTGCCGATCCACTATCCCGCCTGGCTGAAAACCCGTCGTCTGAGACCTTCGATGGTGAAAGCAAATTTATGGTTTTGGCGGTTATGGAGTCGGCTGCCATTGACATAGAAGAGCTTGAGGATGCAACCAACACTGATGGAGTGCTGGACACCGTTAAAAGATGCCTGCGATCTGGATGCTGGGATAAGGAAGAAATCAAGCCGTTTTTGCCATTCAAAAATGAACTGGGGTTCGTTGGCGAATTACTCGTTCGCGGAAACAAGCTCGTTGTACCGGAAAGATTGAGAGACAGGATGCTGGATATTGCTCATGAAGGACACCCGGGTGAGTCCTTAATGAAGCGACGTCTGCGTGATCGTGTTTGGTGGCCGGGCATGGACAATGATGCGGTGGCTCGCGTAAAATCCTGTGAGGGCTGTCGTTTGGTCGGATTACCAAGCAGACCTGAGCCGATGAGTCGCCGTCCTTTACCGCTTGGACCATGGATCGACACCGCGATTGACTTTCTTGGTCCTTTGCCATGTGGTTCGTATTTATTAGTGATCATCGACTACTATAGTCGGTATAAAGAGGTGGAAATAATGTCAAAAATAACGGCCAAAGATACAATCAGCAGACTGGACAGGATTTTCACTCGCTTGGGCTACCCCCGGACTATAACACTGGATAATGCCAAACAATTTGTTAGCACGGAATTGGAGACATACAGCAAACTGCACGGCATAACTTTGAACCACTCGACGCCGTACTGGCCCCAAGAAAACGGCCTTGTCGAACGACAAAACAGATCCCTCATAAAACGTCTTCAGATAAGCGCTGCCTTGGGTAGAGATTGGAAGCAAGACCTACATGATTATCTCGTTATGTATTATACCACGCCTCACTCGACTACTGGCAAAACACCCTCCGAGCTTATGTACGGGCACACGATTCGGTCAAAGTTGCCAGCGATCGAGGACGTTGAGACAGCTCCACAACTTACAGATTTCCGAGACAGAGATCAACAACTGAAGGAAAAGGGGAAACAGGCAGAGGATACCCGTCGTCGAGCTAGACGATCCTCAATCGGTTCTGGAGATACTGTACTGATGCAGAATTTGTTACCAGCTAATAAGCTGTCTACGACGTTCAACCCTAAGCCATTCACGGTGGTTTCGCAGTCCGGTCCACGTGTAACGGTAGAGGACCCTGGAAACGGAAAGTCATATGCCAGAAATGTTGCCCATCTCAAAAAAGTTATCGAACCCGAGGATGAACCAAACGAAGTAACTCATGACAGCCGTCAGAATCAGGTTCAGTTGGAATCATCATCAGAAGAGGATTTCTTGGGATTTGAGTCAGAGCCAGAAGAAACAGTTTCATCGCCAGGGCCGTTCGTACAAAGTCGTCAGCGCAGATCAGTGAAGAAACCAACTCGTTTTAATGATTACTATTTGTAA